The following coding sequences are from one Pseudonocardia sp. EC080619-01 window:
- a CDS encoding CaiB/BaiF CoA-transferase family protein — MTTTSTTPGSAAAGTTTDGPLAGLRVVETGSLIAGPFCAQLLGDFGAEIIKIEDPGAGDPMRQWGSCRPSGHSLSWPIIARNKKSVTCNLRSPEGQEILRGLAERADVVVENFRPGTMERWGCGYEDLSRTNPGIIMTRVTGYGQTGPYAQRAGFGVIGEAMGGIRHLTGEPGRPTGRIGVSLGDSLAGTFAALGTVMAVVGRQRTGVGQVVDSAIYEAVLALMEASLPEWELAGFQRERSGSTLPGVAPSNVYPTRDGAEVLIAGNRDTVFRRLASVLGREDWLDDDRFATHGARGEHGAELDALIGAITATRDSAALLDALHDAGVPAGLAYRSEDMLRDPHFAARQAIVRLTHPALGPFPMQNVVPQLSGTPGRVGSLGPELGEHTDAVLSSVLGLDDARIAELRARGVV; from the coding sequence ATGACGACGACGTCGACGACCCCCGGCAGCGCCGCTGCCGGCACCACGACCGACGGGCCGCTCGCCGGCCTCCGGGTGGTGGAGACCGGCTCGCTCATCGCGGGCCCGTTCTGTGCCCAGCTGCTCGGCGACTTCGGCGCCGAGATCATCAAGATCGAGGACCCGGGCGCGGGCGACCCCATGCGCCAGTGGGGCAGCTGCCGGCCGTCCGGCCACTCGCTGTCCTGGCCGATCATCGCCCGCAACAAGAAGTCCGTGACCTGCAACCTGCGGAGCCCCGAGGGACAGGAGATCCTCCGCGGCCTCGCGGAGCGCGCCGACGTGGTGGTGGAGAACTTCCGCCCCGGCACGATGGAGCGCTGGGGCTGCGGCTACGAGGACCTGAGCCGGACCAACCCGGGGATCATCATGACCCGGGTGACCGGCTACGGGCAGACCGGGCCGTACGCCCAGCGTGCCGGGTTCGGCGTGATCGGCGAGGCGATGGGCGGCATCCGCCACCTCACCGGCGAGCCCGGACGCCCGACGGGCCGGATCGGCGTCTCCCTCGGCGACTCGCTCGCGGGGACGTTCGCCGCGCTGGGCACCGTGATGGCCGTGGTCGGCCGGCAGCGCACGGGCGTCGGCCAGGTCGTGGACTCGGCGATCTACGAGGCCGTGCTCGCGCTGATGGAGGCATCGCTCCCGGAGTGGGAGCTGGCCGGTTTCCAGCGGGAACGCAGCGGGAGCACCCTGCCGGGCGTCGCACCCAGCAACGTCTACCCCACCCGGGACGGCGCCGAGGTGCTCATCGCGGGGAACCGCGACACCGTCTTCCGCAGGCTGGCCTCGGTGCTCGGCCGCGAGGACTGGCTCGACGACGACCGGTTCGCCACCCACGGCGCGCGCGGCGAGCACGGCGCGGAGCTCGACGCCCTGATCGGGGCGATCACGGCGACCCGGGACAGCGCGGCGCTGCTCGACGCGCTGCACGACGCGGGCGTCCCGGCCGGGCTCGCCTACCGCTCGGAGGACATGCTCCGCGACCCGCACTTCGCCGCCCGGCAGGCGATCGTCCGGCTCACCCATCCCGCGCTCGGCCCGTTCCCGATGCAGAACGTCGTGCCGCAGCTGTCCGGTACCCCCGGCCGGGTCGGGAGCCTCGGCCCGGAGCTGGGCGAGCACACCGACGCCGTCCTGTCGTCGGTCCTCGGCCTGGACGACGCCCGGATCGCGGAGCTCCGCGCGCGGGGGGTCGTCTGA
- a CDS encoding hydroxymethylglutaryl-CoA lyase, which translates to MGADHGITLVEVAPRDGLQNEAVHLTVPQKLELVARCVDAGARRIEAVSFANPARVPAMAGAEELMAQVPRRPGVRYAGLVMNDRGLDRALACGVDEIDVVAVVTDTFSRRNQNTDTAGALALVARLVPRARAAGVPVTVTLGASFGCPFEGEVPLDRLRACLAAVADAGPAEIALADTIGVAVPRDVHERVALAREAAPGTPLRIHLHDTRNTAGANALAAVEAGVTVLDSSIGGAGGCPFAPAATGNVATEDLVYALRRSGIDVGHDLELLRYCARWLETVLERPLPSALLAAGDFPDRSRQAG; encoded by the coding sequence ATGGGCGCGGATCACGGGATCACGCTCGTCGAGGTCGCGCCCCGCGACGGCCTGCAGAACGAGGCCGTCCACCTGACGGTGCCGCAGAAGCTCGAGCTCGTCGCCCGCTGCGTCGACGCCGGCGCGCGGCGGATCGAGGCGGTCAGCTTCGCGAACCCGGCGCGGGTCCCGGCGATGGCCGGCGCCGAGGAGCTGATGGCGCAGGTCCCCCGCCGCCCGGGCGTGCGGTACGCGGGGTTGGTCATGAACGACCGCGGGCTCGACCGCGCGCTCGCCTGCGGGGTCGACGAGATCGACGTCGTCGCCGTCGTGACCGACACGTTCAGCCGCCGGAACCAGAACACGGACACCGCCGGCGCCCTGGCACTGGTCGCCCGGCTGGTGCCGCGGGCGCGCGCCGCGGGCGTCCCGGTGACGGTGACCCTCGGCGCGTCGTTCGGATGCCCCTTCGAGGGCGAGGTCCCGCTCGACCGGCTACGCGCGTGCCTCGCCGCGGTCGCGGACGCGGGACCGGCGGAGATCGCGCTGGCCGACACCATCGGCGTCGCCGTCCCGCGGGACGTGCACGAGCGCGTCGCGCTGGCCCGCGAGGCCGCCCCCGGCACCCCGCTGCGGATCCACCTGCACGACACCCGCAACACCGCCGGCGCCAACGCGCTCGCCGCCGTCGAGGCCGGGGTGACCGTGCTCGACAGCAGCATCGGCGGCGCGGGCGGGTGCCCGTTCGCGCCCGCCGCGACCGGGAACGTCGCGACCGAGGACCTCGTCTACGCCCTGCGGCGCAGCGGGATCGACGTGGGCCACGACCTGGAGCTGCTCCGGTACTGCGCCCGCTGGCTGGAGACCGTGCTCGAACGACCGCTGCCCTCGGCGCTGCTCGCCGCGGGCGACTTCCCCGACCGGAGCCGGCAGGCCGGCTGA
- a CDS encoding GntP family permease, with protein MAILHIAIAVAGIVGTIVLLRVEPVIALVLGAAYLGLATGQGVEGTSTAVAEGFGSVMGEIGLLIAFGVLLGSLVQALGVPQRIAEAMLRTFGRGGVPYAYGLSLGVVLASVFADVLIVLAGPLTRHASPRLGRDGHGLLSGTAIIGITAGLTFVVPGTALMAVIGVLGIPVGQALLYALPVGVLTIVVTVAVYSALIRYGLWNAARDQLFPDGDPGDGASAPRPDTGSGPVDDGGSRAPDGDGVAPEPAGRAAVGTTGADAPARLPDGPLWLFAAPLLVTVVMILAGAGLTTAGVQGTVVDVLGDVSTALFTGVCVAYVVARRVLATEELDEAVRRGMRTSGSILVLTGVGGSFAALVGGTDAGDYLSGLFSSGFGSPIVLTWIIAAVLHAAVGSITLGALTAVGIVAPVAQAAGPGEAVLIGLAALSGALFGGLPNANGFWLFKSVFDLSVRGALKTYTLGPSISSVVSFLLLLALSAVV; from the coding sequence ATGGCGATCCTGCACATAGCGATCGCGGTCGCCGGCATCGTCGGCACGATCGTCCTCCTCCGGGTCGAGCCGGTGATCGCGCTCGTGCTCGGCGCGGCGTACCTCGGACTCGCGACCGGTCAGGGGGTCGAGGGGACCAGCACGGCCGTCGCCGAGGGCTTCGGCTCGGTGATGGGCGAGATCGGGCTCCTGATCGCGTTCGGTGTCCTGCTGGGCTCGCTCGTCCAGGCACTCGGTGTGCCGCAACGCATCGCCGAGGCGATGCTGCGGACGTTCGGGCGGGGCGGCGTGCCCTACGCCTACGGATTGTCCCTCGGCGTCGTGCTGGCCTCGGTGTTCGCGGACGTCCTCATCGTGCTGGCCGGTCCGCTGACCCGGCACGCGTCGCCGCGGCTCGGCCGCGACGGGCACGGCCTGCTCTCCGGGACGGCGATCATCGGCATCACCGCCGGGCTCACGTTCGTCGTCCCCGGGACCGCACTGATGGCGGTGATCGGCGTGCTCGGCATCCCGGTCGGGCAGGCGCTGCTCTACGCGTTGCCGGTCGGCGTGCTCACGATCGTCGTCACCGTCGCCGTCTACAGCGCACTGATCCGCTACGGGCTCTGGAACGCCGCGCGCGACCAGCTCTTCCCCGACGGGGACCCCGGCGACGGCGCCTCCGCGCCGCGGCCGGACACCGGCTCCGGTCCCGTCGACGACGGTGGGTCGCGCGCGCCCGACGGCGACGGCGTCGCCCCGGAGCCGGCGGGCCGGGCGGCGGTCGGCACGACCGGTGCGGACGCCCCGGCACGGCTCCCCGACGGTCCACTGTGGCTGTTCGCCGCCCCGCTGCTGGTCACCGTCGTGATGATCCTGGCCGGGGCGGGTCTCACCACGGCGGGCGTGCAGGGCACGGTCGTCGACGTCCTCGGCGACGTCAGCACCGCCCTGTTCACCGGCGTCTGCGTGGCCTACGTCGTCGCCCGCCGGGTGCTGGCCACCGAGGAGCTGGACGAGGCGGTCCGCCGCGGCATGCGGACCAGCGGGTCGATCCTGGTCCTGACCGGCGTCGGCGGCAGCTTCGCGGCGCTGGTCGGCGGGACGGACGCGGGCGACTACCTGTCGGGCCTGTTCAGCTCGGGGTTCGGCTCCCCGATCGTCCTCACCTGGATCATCGCCGCGGTCCTGCACGCGGCGGTCGGGTCCATCACGCTCGGCGCGCTGACCGCGGTCGGGATCGTCGCCCCCGTCGCCCAGGCGGCGGGCCCCGGCGAGGCCGTCCTCATCGGACTCGCCGCGCTGTCCGGGGCGCTGTTCGGCGGCCTGCCGAACGCGAACGGCTTCTGGCTGTTCAAGTCGGTGTTCGACCTGTCCGTCCGGGGTGCGCTGAAGACGTACACGCTCGGCCCGTCGATCTCCTCGGTCGTCTCCTTCCTGCTCCTGCTCGCACTGTCCGCCGTGGTGTGA
- a CDS encoding MSMEG_1061 family FMN-dependent PPOX-type flavoprotein, with translation MDEITDEARLREVIGETSAAIRDKARDRVDPVTADFLAASPFFLLATTGPDGVDVSPRGDPAGCILVLDERTVAFADRKGNRKLDSLRNILHDPRVGMIVVVPGSNDTVRINGRARIVHEPDFADRLEVKGSTPDVAIVVEIDELFLHCAKAFLRSSLWDSSTWPAKGEVPTAGKLVKGQYRIPGPAKAIDVALRRDAKVNQY, from the coding sequence ATGGACGAGATCACCGACGAGGCGCGGCTGCGCGAGGTCATCGGCGAGACGAGCGCCGCGATCCGGGACAAGGCCCGCGACCGGGTCGACCCGGTGACGGCGGACTTCCTGGCGGCGTCGCCGTTCTTCCTGCTCGCGACGACCGGACCGGACGGCGTCGACGTCTCGCCGCGGGGCGACCCCGCCGGCTGCATCCTGGTGCTCGACGAGCGCACGGTGGCCTTCGCCGACCGCAAGGGGAACCGGAAGCTGGACTCGCTGCGCAACATCCTGCACGACCCGCGGGTCGGGATGATCGTCGTCGTGCCGGGGTCCAACGACACGGTGCGGATCAACGGCCGCGCCCGGATCGTGCACGAGCCCGACTTCGCCGACCGGCTCGAGGTCAAGGGGTCCACGCCCGACGTGGCGATCGTCGTCGAGATCGACGAGCTGTTCCTGCACTGCGCGAAGGCGTTCCTGCGGTCGTCGCTGTGGGACTCCTCGACGTGGCCCGCGAAGGGCGAGGTGCCCACCGCCGGGAAGCTGGTGAAGGGGCAGTACCGCATCCCAGGCCCGGCGAAGGCGATCGACGTCGCGCTGCGCCGGGACGCGAAGGTCAACCAGTACTGA
- a CDS encoding o-succinylbenzoate synthase produces the protein MTTRFRGITVREGLLLRGPAGWGEFCPFAEYDDREAVAWLAAAREAAHEGWPEPVRDRIPVNATVPAVGPEHAQRIVRASGATTAKVKVAEKGRPAAEDEERVAAVRDALGPSGLVRVDANTAWTVDEAVAAIARLERAAGGLEYVEQPCASVEELAAVRRAVDVPVAADESIRRAEDPMRVVRAEAADVVVLKVSPLGGVRRALRIAQECGLPVVVSSAVESGVGLAAGLALAGALPELHHACGLGTASLLAADVVAEPYLPDGGFLPVPRRAPEPVHRDGASAPPDRDAWWRARYDRVAALSTG, from the coding sequence ATGACCACCCGGTTCCGCGGGATCACGGTCCGGGAGGGGCTGCTGCTGCGGGGGCCTGCGGGCTGGGGCGAGTTCTGCCCCTTCGCCGAGTACGACGACCGCGAGGCCGTCGCCTGGCTGGCCGCGGCCCGGGAGGCGGCCCACGAGGGCTGGCCGGAGCCGGTGCGCGACCGGATCCCGGTCAACGCGACCGTGCCCGCCGTCGGCCCCGAGCACGCGCAGCGGATCGTGCGGGCCTCCGGCGCCACCACGGCGAAGGTCAAGGTCGCCGAGAAGGGCCGGCCGGCGGCGGAGGACGAGGAGCGGGTCGCCGCCGTGCGGGACGCGCTCGGCCCGTCCGGCCTGGTCCGGGTCGACGCGAACACGGCGTGGACGGTCGACGAGGCGGTCGCCGCGATCGCCCGGCTGGAGAGGGCCGCGGGCGGGCTGGAGTACGTCGAGCAGCCCTGCGCCTCGGTGGAGGAGCTCGCCGCGGTGCGGCGCGCCGTGGACGTGCCGGTGGCCGCCGACGAGTCGATCCGCCGCGCGGAGGACCCGATGCGGGTGGTGCGTGCCGAGGCGGCCGACGTCGTCGTCCTCAAGGTGTCGCCGCTCGGCGGGGTGCGGCGGGCGCTGCGGATCGCGCAGGAGTGCGGGCTCCCGGTCGTCGTGTCGTCGGCCGTCGAGTCCGGGGTCGGGCTGGCCGCCGGGCTCGCGCTGGCCGGGGCGCTGCCCGAGCTGCACCACGCCTGCGGGCTCGGGACGGCGTCGCTGCTGGCCGCCGACGTCGTCGCCGAGCCCTACCTCCCGGACGGCGGGTTCCTCCCGGTGCCGCGCCGGGCCCCGGAGCCGGTGCACCGGGACGGGGCCTCGGCGCCGCCGGACCGCGACGCCTGGTGGCGGGCCCGGTACGACCGCGTCGCGGCGCTCAGTACTGGTTGA
- a CDS encoding NAD(P)/FAD-dependent oxidoreductase, producing the protein MSEQVDTLIVGSGFAGLGAAIRLDGAGRRDWLMLEKAETLGGTWRDNVYPGCACDVESHLYSFSFFPNDDWSRTFARQAEIRAYLEDVADHYRLRDRIRFGAHVTGAEWDGAAWDVTLADGTLLRARYVVFGTGALHEPSVPEIEGLEEFAGTAFHSAQWDHGTDLRGKRVAVIGTGASAIQFVPAIAPETEHLTLFQRTAPWVLPKPDKPIRERTRRAFRRVPGLRRAYRTALYWRHEAMVLGFMHPRIMKLAERAARLYLRRTFAGDPELRRKVTPDFTMGCKRVLMSNDYYPALRRDDVSVETTGIDRITARGVVTTDGVEHPCDVIVFGTGFRVGDGMSRMAITGRDGVKLADAWRDGPQALHGTTVSGFPNLFAVVGPNTGLGHSSMVLMIESQLNYVLDAMELVDRNRAVAIDTRAEVQDAHNADLQDRLGAAVWGSGGCASWYLDEHGRNRTLWPGYTFTFRNRTRRADPAAHELVA; encoded by the coding sequence ATGTCCGAGCAGGTCGACACGCTGATCGTCGGGAGCGGATTCGCCGGGCTGGGTGCCGCCATCCGGCTGGACGGGGCCGGGCGCCGCGACTGGCTGATGCTGGAGAAGGCGGAGACCCTCGGCGGCACCTGGCGGGACAACGTCTACCCGGGCTGCGCCTGCGACGTGGAGTCGCACCTCTACTCGTTCTCGTTCTTCCCGAACGACGACTGGAGCCGCACCTTCGCCCGGCAGGCCGAGATCCGCGCCTACCTGGAGGACGTGGCCGACCACTACCGGCTGCGCGACCGGATCCGGTTCGGCGCGCACGTCACCGGTGCCGAGTGGGACGGCGCCGCCTGGGACGTCACGCTCGCCGACGGCACGCTGCTGCGGGCGCGCTACGTCGTGTTCGGCACCGGCGCCCTGCACGAGCCGTCGGTCCCCGAGATCGAGGGCCTGGAGGAGTTCGCCGGCACCGCGTTCCACTCGGCCCAGTGGGACCACGGCACCGACCTGCGCGGCAAGCGCGTCGCCGTGATCGGCACCGGCGCCTCGGCGATCCAGTTCGTCCCGGCGATCGCCCCGGAGACCGAGCACCTCACGCTGTTCCAGCGGACCGCACCGTGGGTGCTGCCCAAGCCCGACAAGCCGATCCGGGAGCGCACCCGGCGCGCGTTCCGCCGGGTGCCCGGGCTGCGGCGGGCCTACCGGACGGCGCTGTACTGGCGGCACGAGGCGATGGTCCTCGGCTTCATGCACCCGCGGATCATGAAGCTCGCCGAGCGCGCGGCGCGGCTGTACCTGCGGCGGACCTTCGCGGGCGACCCGGAGCTGCGCCGGAAGGTCACCCCGGACTTCACGATGGGCTGCAAGCGCGTCCTGATGAGCAACGACTACTACCCGGCACTGCGCCGCGACGACGTCTCCGTCGAGACCACCGGCATCGACCGGATCACCGCGCGCGGCGTCGTCACCACCGACGGCGTCGAGCACCCGTGCGACGTCATCGTGTTCGGCACCGGGTTCCGGGTCGGCGACGGCATGAGCCGGATGGCGATCACCGGCCGCGACGGCGTCAAGCTCGCCGACGCCTGGCGGGACGGCCCGCAGGCGCTGCACGGCACGACGGTCTCCGGGTTCCCCAACCTGTTCGCCGTCGTCGGGCCGAACACCGGGCTGGGGCACAGCTCGATGGTGCTGATGATCGAGTCGCAGCTGAACTACGTCCTCGACGCGATGGAGCTGGTCGACCGCAACCGCGCCGTCGCGATCGACACCCGCGCCGAGGTGCAGGACGCGCACAACGCCGACCTGCAGGACCGTCTGGGCGCGGCCGTCTGGGGCTCCGGCGGGTGCGCGTCCTGGTACCTCGACGAGCACGGCCGCAACCGCACGCTGTGGCCCGGCTACACCTTCACCTTCCGGAACCGGACCCGCCGGGCCGACCCGGCCGCGCACGAGCTCGTCGCCTAG
- a CDS encoding TetR/AcrR family transcriptional regulator, whose protein sequence is MTTQTVPGPRRRVPRAERERQIVDAAVAVFGERGYANTSMEAVAERVGVTKPVLYAHFGSKEGLLLAAIARARAELLEVVAEAAGAAHDPESMLRGGTLAFFTYLDRRAPAWQLFCSEAGVADDALEEIRAQQTDFIAGLLAAQVPGTEPERLTGWAQVIVGAGERLAVWRGQDERVTAEQATDYLMEVAWTGLAGLRRNR, encoded by the coding sequence GTGACCACGCAGACCGTTCCGGGACCCCGGCGCCGCGTGCCCCGGGCCGAACGGGAGCGCCAGATCGTCGACGCCGCCGTCGCCGTGTTCGGCGAGCGCGGCTACGCGAACACGTCGATGGAGGCCGTCGCCGAGCGCGTCGGTGTCACCAAGCCGGTGCTCTACGCGCACTTCGGCTCCAAGGAGGGCCTGCTGCTCGCCGCGATCGCGCGGGCACGGGCCGAGCTGCTCGAGGTCGTCGCGGAGGCCGCGGGCGCCGCGCACGACCCGGAGTCGATGCTGCGCGGCGGCACGCTGGCGTTCTTCACCTACCTGGACCGCAGGGCACCGGCCTGGCAGCTGTTCTGCTCCGAGGCCGGGGTGGCCGACGACGCGCTGGAGGAGATCCGCGCCCAGCAGACCGACTTCATCGCCGGGCTGCTCGCCGCCCAGGTGCCGGGCACCGAGCCGGAACGGCTCACCGGCTGGGCGCAGGTGATCGTCGGGGCCGGGGAGCGGCTCGCCGTCTGGCGCGGGCAGGACGAGCGCGTCACCGCCGAGCAGGCCACCGACTACCTCATGGAGGTCGCCTGGACCGGGCTGGCGGGACTCCGCCGGAACCGCTGA
- a CDS encoding siderophore-interacting protein has protein sequence MSTTAPRLLQVTRTERVTPGMIRVTLTGEELAGFPGHGPDRRIKMFFPVEGQERPAVPRASTGGPVWPAGEARPAIRTYTVRRFSPGAGAHGELDVDFVVHAGYGPAAAWAVAAEPGNWVGVSEPGGRWAPDPAAEHQVVIGDESALPALATVLETLTEEHPAVPVRAIVEVSGPDEEQPLPGDAEVHWVHRGSDPAGEPLVAAVHAAELPAGRGQAWLSGESAAVKDLRAHLLGDRGFDRRAVYATGYWRAR, from the coding sequence ATGAGCACGACCGCGCCCCGCCTGCTGCAGGTGACCCGCACCGAGCGGGTCACGCCCGGGATGATCCGGGTGACCCTCACCGGCGAGGAGCTGGCCGGTTTCCCCGGCCACGGCCCGGACCGCCGGATCAAGATGTTCTTCCCGGTCGAGGGGCAGGAGCGCCCCGCGGTGCCGCGCGCGTCGACCGGCGGTCCGGTGTGGCCCGCCGGTGAGGCCCGCCCGGCGATCCGGACCTACACGGTGCGCCGCTTCTCCCCCGGCGCCGGGGCGCACGGCGAACTCGACGTCGACTTCGTCGTGCACGCCGGGTACGGCCCGGCGGCGGCCTGGGCGGTGGCGGCGGAACCCGGGAACTGGGTCGGGGTGTCCGAGCCCGGCGGCCGCTGGGCCCCGGACCCGGCGGCCGAGCACCAGGTCGTCATCGGCGACGAGTCGGCGCTGCCCGCCCTCGCCACCGTGCTGGAGACGCTCACGGAGGAGCATCCGGCGGTGCCCGTCCGGGCGATAGTCGAGGTCTCCGGGCCCGACGAGGAGCAGCCGCTGCCCGGCGACGCCGAGGTCCACTGGGTGCACCGCGGGTCCGACCCGGCCGGCGAGCCGCTGGTCGCGGCCGTGCACGCCGCCGAGCTGCCCGCCGGGCGCGGGCAGGCGTGGCTGTCCGGCGAGTCCGCGGCGGTGAAGGACCTGCGCGCGCACCTGCTCGGCGACCGCGGTTTCGACCGGCGCGCCGTCTACGCCACCGGGTACTGGCGGGCCCGCTGA
- a CDS encoding response regulator transcription factor yields MTEVIDRGADQLRRADGSPIRVLVVDDESTLSDLLSMALRYEGWEVRTAGDGATAVRHAREFRPDAIVLDVMLPDVDGFEVLRRVRAGTPEVPVLFLTARDAVEDRVAGLTAGGDDYVTKPFSLEELVARLRGLLRRAGMAAAQRSSELVVGDLVLDEDAHEVRRADRPIELTATEFELLRYLMRNPRRVLSKAQILDRVWNYDFGGQSNVVELYVSYLRKKIDAGYAPMIHTVRGAGYVLRPAAE; encoded by the coding sequence ATGACCGAGGTGATCGACCGGGGAGCCGACCAGCTGCGCCGCGCCGACGGCAGCCCGATCCGGGTGCTGGTCGTCGACGACGAGTCGACCCTGTCGGACCTGCTCTCGATGGCGCTGCGCTACGAGGGCTGGGAGGTCCGGACCGCCGGTGACGGTGCGACCGCGGTGCGGCACGCCCGGGAGTTCCGGCCGGACGCGATCGTCCTCGACGTCATGCTGCCCGACGTCGACGGCTTCGAGGTCCTGCGCCGCGTCCGGGCAGGCACCCCCGAGGTGCCGGTGCTGTTCCTGACCGCGCGCGACGCGGTCGAGGACCGGGTCGCCGGCCTCACCGCGGGCGGCGACGACTACGTGACCAAGCCGTTCTCGCTGGAGGAGCTCGTCGCCCGGCTGCGGGGGCTGCTGCGCCGGGCCGGGATGGCGGCCGCGCAGCGCTCGTCCGAGCTCGTCGTCGGGGACCTGGTGCTCGACGAGGACGCGCACGAGGTGCGCCGCGCCGACCGCCCGATCGAGCTCACCGCGACCGAGTTCGAGCTGCTGCGCTACCTGATGCGCAACCCGCGCCGGGTGCTGTCGAAGGCCCAGATCCTCGACCGCGTCTGGAACTACGACTTCGGCGGCCAGTCCAACGTGGTCGAGCTCTACGTCTCCTACCTGCGCAAGAAGATCGACGCCGGGTACGCCCCGATGATCCACACGGTGCGCGGCGCCGGTTACGTACTGCGGCCCGCGGCGGAGTAG
- a CDS encoding cell wall metabolism sensor histidine kinase WalK: MVVTRVSGRVRSLRARLVITVLLVFTVACVAIGVTTTLSLDRYLSSRQDRELVLALDGFVSRQTGQPPGSVADPSGDRTAPDAGSGAPGPGRSPLPAVPGDGFLIGPGQGPGSMAAVFDAGRVERAERAERGGTGTSVADTDVAALQTVPADGAPHDTALSPGNYRAVAHVAGTRTYVVAQPDSAGETVDRLLVTEVIVLGAAVVLAGLGAVVLVRRELRPLERVAGVAAGVGALPLDRGEVHLAARVPDPDPRTEVGQVGTALNHMLDNVEGALAARQESETRLRRFVADASHELRTPLAAIRGYAELSRREPDPVPAGTTHALTRITSQAERMSTLVEDLLLLARLDSGRPLERTEVDLTRLVLDGVGDAHVAGPEHRWYPRLPDDPVTVTGDTHRLAQVVTNLLANARTHTPPGTSVTVGLDRPAPGRVRLRVGDDGPGIPPEVLPRVFERFARGAEGRSRAGNDTPSTGLGLAIVSAVVAAHDGTVSVDSEPGRTVFTVELPGA, encoded by the coding sequence ATGGTCGTCACGCGGGTCTCCGGGCGGGTGCGCTCCCTGCGCGCCCGGCTGGTGATCACCGTCCTGCTGGTGTTCACCGTCGCCTGCGTGGCGATCGGCGTGACGACGACGCTCTCCCTCGACCGCTACCTGTCGTCCCGGCAGGACCGGGAGCTCGTCCTCGCCCTCGACGGCTTCGTCTCCCGGCAGACCGGGCAGCCGCCCGGGTCGGTGGCCGACCCGTCCGGGGACCGCACCGCGCCGGACGCCGGCTCGGGCGCACCCGGGCCGGGGCGCTCGCCGCTGCCGGCCGTCCCGGGCGACGGGTTCCTCATCGGTCCCGGTCAGGGGCCCGGCTCGATGGCCGCCGTGTTCGACGCCGGCCGGGTCGAGCGCGCCGAACGCGCCGAGCGGGGCGGGACCGGCACCTCGGTCGCGGACACCGACGTCGCGGCCCTGCAGACCGTCCCTGCCGACGGCGCCCCGCACGACACGGCGCTCTCGCCGGGGAACTACCGGGCGGTCGCGCACGTCGCCGGCACGAGGACCTACGTCGTCGCGCAGCCCGACAGTGCGGGCGAGACCGTCGACCGGCTCCTGGTCACCGAGGTGATCGTGCTCGGCGCCGCCGTCGTGCTCGCGGGGCTGGGCGCCGTCGTCCTCGTCCGCCGCGAACTGCGACCCCTCGAACGGGTCGCCGGTGTCGCCGCCGGGGTCGGCGCGCTGCCGCTGGACCGCGGCGAGGTACATCTGGCCGCGCGCGTCCCCGATCCCGATCCCCGCACCGAGGTCGGCCAGGTCGGCACCGCCCTGAACCACATGCTCGACAACGTCGAGGGCGCGCTCGCCGCACGCCAGGAGTCCGAGACCCGGCTGCGCCGCTTCGTCGCCGACGCCAGCCACGAGCTGCGCACCCCGCTCGCCGCCATCCGCGGCTACGCCGAGCTGTCCCGCCGCGAACCCGACCCCGTCCCGGCCGGCACCACCCACGCCCTGACCCGGATCACCTCCCAGGCCGAGCGCATGAGCACCCTCGTCGAGGACCTGCTCCTGCTGGCCCGTCTCGACTCCGGCCGCCCCCTCGAACGCACCGAGGTCGACCTGACCCGCCTGGTGCTCGACGGCGTCGGTGACGCCCACGTCGCCGGCCCGGAGCACCGCTGGTACCCCCGGCTGCCCGACGACCCCGTCACCGTCACCGGCGACACCCACCGGCTCGCGCAGGTCGTCACCAATCTGCTGGCGAACGCGCGCACCCACACCCCGCCGGGCACGTCGGTGACCGTCGGCCTGGACCGGCCGGCCCCCGGCCGCGTCCGCCTCCGGGTCGGCGACGACGGCCCGGGCATCCCGCCCGAGGTCCTGCCCCGGGTGTTCGAGCGGTTCGCCCGCGGGGCGGAGGGCCGCAGCCGGGCCGGCAACGACACCCCGAGCACCGGGCTCGGCCTGGCGATCGTGTCCGCGGTGGTCGCGGCGCACGACGGCACCGTGTCGGTGGACAGCGAGCCCGGGCGGACGGTCTTCACCGTCGAGCTGCCGGGCGCGTGA